Within Ipomoea triloba cultivar NCNSP0323 chromosome 9, ASM357664v1, the genomic segment TTGGCAGTTAATCTGGTGATTATTCCTTGATGTCCTGTCCTGGAAGCCCATCTGGTAGTTATTATAAGGGCACTGCGAATACTCGCATGTATATATCTTCACATCCACATGCTCCTCGCTGGATGGGTGTTTCCTCTTCTGGAGGAAATCTGAGCTGAGATCAATGACCTCGCCTTTTATAGGAGCTAAGAGCGGGACCAAATTTCTAGCTTTAGGCCCTCCCATACCCATGTTAAGGATGTTCATGTCGTGGGGTTTGCATTCGACATCGATGGGACTCTTATCATACACTCCTTCGACATCATAATCACTAGCATCACTGGATAGATGTGAACCATTCCCAATAACCGAAGGGCCCTGTGGATAGCTATCGGGATACAGCTTCCTAGCGAGGGACTCTTCTTGATTAATGATAGCAATCCAGGTAGCACTCTCCTTGGCTGTCATCTTATCCTGCAAGCATTTTGACTGCCTAACGAGCTTGCGAATCTTGGCAATGTCGGGGGACAAGTGCTTAATCACTGCAGTGAGAACGCCGACTTTCCATGCCTTTTTCAAATCGTGAGGTTTTTTATAGGGCGGTGAGCCTTGATCCTTTGGCATTCCCAACTGGTCCCACCATTCCTCGTTACCCGAAGGCCACCAAGGAGGAGCAACACCCTTTTCCAAAGGAAACCTTCTCTGAGGAGGATCACAGTGTTGCATCAGAGCAGATAACAGCGAGCCCAGCGTCGTATCCTGGAGCTCTTGCAGCGTGTGAGGAGTTGACACCACCACACTCGACTCCTCGATCTTCCCCGGGATATTGTTTTCTGCCTGGTACTTGGCAACTGCAGCTGGGCCGTTTCGATCGAATCTGACCTTCTCCTTCCACCAGGCACGAAGATTGTCAGAAGCTCCGCTCACGGGCTTCCCCTTCTCGGGAATAATCCCGTAAACAAAGCCCTGAGCATTGCAAACCTCCATCATCTTCAGCATGTACTTCAGTATACCATCTTGAGCACGGGACATCTTCTTCCTCCGCGCTTGCTCCTGGGACTGGCGTTGCTTCGCGTTGTCAGCTCCATCCTTCGTCTTGTTCTTCTCCTTCAGCCGCCTCAACAGCATCCTGTCCCTCCACATCCTCCTCTCCAGTTCCTCCACATCCATGTCATCATCACTGTAGTCATCGTCCTCAACCCCCGGTGCCTTGGCTTCAACTTCAGGTGCCATTTCAGTACATCCCGGGGGCTCAGAGAGGAAATCAAGATTCTCACAAAAACCCATATTGGCCATATCCTCAAACATACCCATCAAGCAGATCCAAGCAAAATCTACACAAACAACTTATGTATCAAATCAAATCCCTAGCCAAGCTCTGATGATATTTTACACTGGAATTGATGCACAGAAGATCAAACAAAGACCAAAGCTGTTATCTTTCTgcagaaacaaaacaaaacaaaacaataaccATTAAAGAGATAATCATATAAAAGACACATCTGGATCCTGATTTGGgttaattcttattttttccctaattttctATAGAGCATCACTTGATCTATTCAACACCTTTGATCTAAATCCTTGATCTCTAGTTACTGAAACAATCCTTCCAGGAATATTTTCATCTCTGTACAATCAACCACTCCTAGACACAATTGATACACAAAATCTCACTTACaaaacaagaaatgaaaaagCTGATACACAAAGGGTCAAAGGAAGAGTGAATTTATCATCTTAGTGCAGAAACAACTAAAGCAAAAACCATAAAAGAGAAAATCAATACAAAACTATACCAAAGTCCTTTCAGAACAATAAACacagaaacaaaaaacaacaaaattaatcaaaaaaatctttcaaaacGTAAACCACCATCATTTCCAT encodes:
- the LOC116028973 gene encoding protein ETHYLENE INSENSITIVE 3-like, with protein sequence MGMFEDMANMGFCENLDFLSEPPGCTEMAPEVEAKAPGVEDDDYSDDDMDVEELERRMWRDRMLLRRLKEKNKTKDGADNAKQRQSQEQARRKKMSRAQDGILKYMLKMMEVCNAQGFVYGIIPEKGKPVSGASDNLRAWWKEKVRFDRNGPAAVAKYQAENNIPGKIEESSVVVSTPHTLQELQDTTLGSLLSALMQHCDPPQRRFPLEKGVAPPWWPSGNEEWWDQLGMPKDQGSPPYKKPHDLKKAWKVGVLTAVIKHLSPDIAKIRKLVRQSKCLQDKMTAKESATWIAIINQEESLARKLYPDSYPQGPSVIGNGSHLSSDASDYDVEGVYDKSPIDVECKPHDMNILNMGMGGPKARNLVPLLAPIKGEVIDLSSDFLQKRKHPSSEEHVDVKIYTCEYSQCPYNNYQMGFQDRTSRNNHQINCQYRFASAQRLGMQNFQINNDGPAVFSAAPAPKPTAAPSSVNAPSFGLPEDGQRMISELMSFYDNNFQQNGNNFNSVNLNAVEDHNLLQLDDDFFKPGAPVGGGPTFQDTNMPITQSGFPSTETQYGQCKFQYESPFNGNTSDPGEFRFGSPFNLAAAVDYSMDQLPKQDVSTWYL